GAATGCTCACCGATGAGCAGCTAAGGGCTCTCGAGCAGTTCGTTGAGGAATCCGCCAGCCGCGAGCCTTGGCTTAAGTGGTCGCCGGGAATGCCGCTTATCGGCGTTGGGGGCACTATCCGGGCACTGGGCAAAGTGCATCAGGCTTTAGCCAAGTATCCGTTTGACAGCTTCCATAATTATTCCATGTCAGGTCAATCGGTGGACGATCTATTCGATCTGCTCCGCAAGCAGCCGCTCAATAAGCGCAATAATATACCGGGCTTATCCAAGGACAGGACGGATATTATCGTTCCCGGCGTTGCCATTTTGCGTACGCTTTACAGAATAATGCGTGCCTCGCATTATACGGTCTGCGGCTCAGGTCTTCGCGACGGGCTGTTCTTCGCGACGCGCTTCCCGGACCGTCCCCGGCTGGACGATGTGCTGGGTTACAGCGTAAATAACCTTGCGGCGCTGCATCCCGAAGCTCCGCAGCAGCATATGGCCCAGGTCAACCGGGCCGCTCTGCAGCTCTTTGACGAGCTGCAGCTGCAGCATCCGTTCCCGGAACGCGCCCGACTATGGATCGATACGGCATCCACTTTATACAGAATCGGGGCCAGCATCGACTATTACGACTATACTAAGCATACTTTTTACTTGATGGTCAATTCACATATAAACGGATTATCCCACCGTGAAACGCTGCTGTGCGCGGCGATCGCTTCCTATAAAAATAAAAATCGCGTACGACAGCAGGCAGCCGCTTATAAACCGATGTTGAGTGATGACGACATTACGCTGATCTGCAGGCTGGGAGCGCTGCTTCAGCTCGCCGTTGCGCTGGACCGAAGCGAAACCCAGGCGATTGGCCGCCTCACCGTCGAGTATACCGAGAACAAGCTTAATTTGCGGGCTTTAAGGGCCGACGGCACGCTAGCGGTCGAGCGTAAGGAGGTAGACGCGCTGGCTAACGATTT
This is a stretch of genomic DNA from Paenibacillus sp. sptzw28. It encodes these proteins:
- a CDS encoding Ppx/GppA phosphatase family protein → MTEQRIGIIDIGSNSVRLVVYERTAGGAHRVIDGSKRSARLSEQVDDNGALPDKTIDDLVDMLNHFRLICAHHHTGLIRAVATAAIRNATNLKHVLYRLEAETGMLIEVITGEEEAGYGYLGMINSMDVGSGFLIDIGGGSTEVSIFKDRTLVQAVSFPFGCVSLTRRFGSKGMLTDEQLRALEQFVEESASREPWLKWSPGMPLIGVGGTIRALGKVHQALAKYPFDSFHNYSMSGQSVDDLFDLLRKQPLNKRNNIPGLSKDRTDIIVPGVAILRTLYRIMRASHYTVCGSGLRDGLFFATRFPDRPRLDDVLGYSVNNLAALHPEAPQQHMAQVNRAALQLFDELQLQHPFPERARLWIDTASTLYRIGASIDYYDYTKHTFYLMVNSHINGLSHRETLLCAAIASYKNKNRVRQQAAAYKPMLSDDDITLICRLGALLQLAVALDRSETQAIGRLTVEYTENKLNLRALRADGTLAVERKEVDALANDFKKQWGCTPVLYPPEYR